The following are encoded together in the Armatimonadota bacterium genome:
- a CDS encoding RNA-directed DNA polymerase: MGFFSWLRGMLFPPATPLPPGMTRAEARRRRQPDFLPRPRRRRPRRHRYGRPEATFRPAELARFDLPALATVEDLAAALGVTTGKLRWLTWPCRDRTCDHYVRRRVPKKSGGERLLCAPKAETRRAQDWIFHEILARVPVSSAAHGFIRGRSIVSNASAHVGKRVVVSMDLEDFFPSVSMATVVGLFEWLGYSKEVAWHLSMLCTCAYGRRRALPQGSPTSPAISNLICWKMDRRLAGLARKFGATYTRYGDDLTFSGHFQRPDRPGRLIGIARAIISEEGFEVARHKTRIMRHNRRQSVTGLVVNERTGIGRDEVRRLRAILHNCKVHGVESQNREGDELFKERLRGKIALVKMANPDQGAKLLAAFHEVDWGATASPKG, from the coding sequence ATGGGCTTCTTCTCGTGGCTCCGAGGCATGTTGTTCCCCCCCGCAACGCCGCTTCCCCCGGGCATGACCCGCGCCGAGGCCCGCAGGCGACGCCAGCCGGACTTCCTGCCCAGGCCCCGGCGCCGCCGGCCACGCCGTCACCGGTACGGTCGGCCGGAAGCCACCTTCCGGCCCGCGGAACTGGCGCGATTTGACCTGCCGGCTCTCGCGACGGTAGAAGACCTCGCTGCCGCGCTGGGCGTCACTACCGGGAAACTGAGGTGGCTAACCTGGCCGTGCCGGGACAGGACCTGCGACCACTACGTGCGCCGGCGCGTGCCGAAGAAGAGCGGCGGGGAGCGTCTCCTGTGTGCCCCGAAAGCCGAAACCCGAAGGGCGCAGGACTGGATATTCCACGAGATTCTGGCCCGCGTTCCGGTGAGTTCCGCCGCGCACGGGTTTATCCGCGGACGCTCAATTGTGTCCAATGCCTCCGCTCACGTGGGGAAGCGCGTCGTTGTGAGCATGGACCTGGAGGACTTTTTCCCCTCGGTCTCCATGGCTACGGTGGTGGGGCTGTTCGAGTGGCTGGGTTACTCCAAGGAGGTGGCCTGGCATCTGTCGATGCTGTGCACTTGCGCATACGGCAGACGACGCGCGCTGCCCCAGGGGTCACCGACAAGCCCGGCGATATCCAATCTCATCTGCTGGAAGATGGACCGAAGGCTGGCGGGGCTCGCGCGGAAGTTCGGCGCAACCTACACGCGATATGGCGACGACCTCACGTTCTCGGGGCATTTCCAGCGACCGGATCGGCCCGGCCGGCTCATCGGCATCGCCCGGGCGATTATCTCCGAAGAGGGGTTCGAAGTGGCTCGCCACAAGACCCGCATCATGCGCCACAACCGCAGGCAGAGCGTGACCGGGCTTGTGGTCAACGAACGCACGGGCATCGGCAGGGACGAGGTGCGGCGGCTCCGAGCCATCCTGCACAACTGCAAGGTGCACGGGGTTGAGAGTCAGAACCGTGAGGGAGACGAGTTGTTCAAGGAACGGCTCAGGGGAAAGATCGCCCTGGTCAAGATGGCAAATCCGGACCAGGGCGCGAAGTTGCTTGCGGCATTCCATGAAGTGGATTGGGGAGCCACGGCGTCACCGAAGGGCTGA
- a CDS encoding WecB/TagA/CpsF family glycosyltransferase: MISPCTSAFSWSLLASLVLTVMSVLLGRRVLDRIAPESRYDLTGLVIIGSVALAAKSAGVVDLPAIDWVLIFSAAVLALGIFFDEQPSPWYWRAVALLVIGVAQAFAGVRIEALKMPFSIHTAPVGIAGIVITALWLALLAGLFGRSGTIGAVPSGVGLLAGLTFCAVGAIRPDLANPSGTLLGAVIAGACLPVLLFSRFLQRNGATSGGYVIGYLLAIASILGALKNTAFLVAAVPLLVVGAPLFAAFCLDIGQLRPGRGAITLERRLRHLHEVLLAQGYTPNQVLEIILAGTAYLCAVALLLVYLVELHFLLKILLLLILAPGGLVVFYVVLRMMGRPGIFQAADEPAPVHILGVKLHPVTMDKALATAERFIREDRPHMVVTADASGVIRAVDDPQFREIVNAADLVTPDGAGVVLSARLLNIPLIARCAGCDMVQGLCQVAAKLGRPVFLLGAAPGVAELAAQKLQEHVPGLEIAGVQDGYFKPEDEPDIIARIQSTRPAVLFVALGIPRQEIWIRTHLEELGVPVCVGVGGSFDVISGLKQRAPVWMQRAGIEWLYRVAKEPWRLPRLAALPRIVWLTFLELLRAPGPTEET; the protein is encoded by the coding sequence ATGATCAGCCCGTGTACGAGCGCGTTTTCCTGGTCACTGCTGGCCTCCCTGGTGCTGACGGTCATGTCCGTGCTCCTTGGTCGCCGCGTACTGGACCGCATCGCTCCCGAGTCTCGGTATGACCTCACCGGCCTCGTGATCATTGGCTCCGTCGCCCTTGCCGCCAAGAGCGCAGGAGTGGTAGACCTTCCCGCCATCGACTGGGTACTCATTTTCTCCGCGGCAGTCCTGGCGCTGGGCATCTTCTTCGATGAGCAGCCCTCCCCGTGGTACTGGCGCGCGGTTGCATTGCTGGTAATCGGGGTTGCCCAGGCCTTCGCCGGGGTGCGCATCGAAGCCCTCAAGATGCCCTTCTCGATCCACACCGCGCCGGTGGGCATCGCCGGAATCGTCATTACCGCCTTGTGGCTGGCGCTACTCGCGGGTCTCTTTGGACGGTCAGGAACTATCGGCGCGGTACCCTCGGGAGTTGGCCTGCTGGCAGGGCTCACCTTCTGCGCGGTCGGGGCCATCCGCCCCGACCTCGCCAACCCGTCGGGTACCTTGCTCGGGGCGGTCATTGCCGGGGCCTGTCTGCCGGTTCTGCTCTTCTCGCGTTTCCTGCAGCGCAACGGAGCCACTTCGGGCGGCTATGTAATAGGCTATCTGTTGGCGATTGCCAGCATCCTGGGGGCACTGAAGAACACGGCCTTCCTGGTGGCCGCAGTTCCTCTCCTCGTGGTTGGGGCGCCCCTGTTCGCCGCCTTCTGCCTGGACATCGGCCAGCTGCGCCCAGGCCGTGGTGCGATCACCCTCGAGCGCCGCCTGCGACACCTGCACGAAGTCCTCCTCGCCCAGGGGTACACGCCCAACCAGGTGCTGGAGATCATTCTTGCAGGAACCGCCTATCTGTGCGCGGTAGCGCTGCTTCTGGTCTACCTCGTGGAACTGCATTTCCTGCTGAAAATCCTGCTCCTGCTGATTCTCGCGCCCGGCGGGCTGGTGGTTTTCTACGTAGTGCTACGGATGATGGGGCGACCAGGCATCTTCCAGGCGGCGGATGAGCCCGCGCCCGTACATATTCTCGGCGTCAAGCTTCACCCGGTCACCATGGACAAAGCGCTGGCCACAGCCGAGCGCTTCATCCGCGAAGACCGGCCGCACATGGTGGTCACTGCGGATGCTTCCGGCGTCATCCGCGCCGTGGACGACCCTCAATTCCGCGAGATCGTGAACGCCGCCGACCTCGTCACCCCCGACGGCGCGGGTGTGGTCCTCTCCGCGCGCCTGCTCAATATCCCGCTCATCGCCCGCTGCGCCGGTTGCGACATGGTCCAGGGCCTTTGCCAGGTTGCCGCGAAACTTGGCCGCCCCGTATTTCTGCTCGGCGCCGCGCCCGGGGTCGCCGAACTCGCCGCGCAGAAGCTCCAGGAGCATGTTCCGGGGCTGGAGATCGCGGGAGTGCAGGACGGGTACTTCAAGCCTGAGGACGAACCGGACATCATTGCACGCATACAATCGACGCGTCCGGCGGTGCTCTTCGTGGCCCTGGGCATCCCGCGCCAGGAGATATGGATCCGCACCCACCTCGAAGAGCTTGGGGTACCGGTCTGCGTGGGCGTCGGCGGCAGCTTCGACGTGATCTCCGGCCTGAAACAGCGTGCCCCCGTGTGGATGCAGCGGGCCGGCATCGAATGGCTTTATCGCGTGGCGAAGGAACCGTGGCGCCTGCCACGCCTCGCCGCATTGCCGCGAATCGTCTGGCTCACGTTCCTGGAACTCCTGCGCGCACCCGGGCCCACCGAAGAGACGTGA
- a CDS encoding sugar kinase, with translation MDNSILVVGSIALDSVETPFGKQDRAIGGAGTYSAFAASLLSPVRLVGVIGDDFPQDALDKLAARGVDLEGVERIPGGRSFHWAGRYEYDMSSATTLDTQLNVFADFDPVVPESYRDSAYVFLANIQPSLQLSVLDQIDKPKMVMCDTMNFWIENARDDLLQVLNRVDVALMNDAEIRQLTGTPNLAAAAAQVLELGPRHVVIKKGEYGASLVSADGHFALPSIPLHTVKDPTGAGDSFAGGMIGFMAWLGAHDGDALRQALACGTVCASACVEDFSLDGLSALTVEDLYRRYEALRGMVYFEELPAR, from the coding sequence ATGGACAACTCGATCCTCGTCGTCGGCTCCATTGCACTTGATTCCGTGGAGACGCCTTTCGGCAAGCAGGACCGGGCAATCGGCGGTGCAGGCACTTATAGCGCCTTTGCCGCGAGCCTCCTGTCGCCGGTGCGTCTCGTGGGCGTGATCGGCGACGACTTCCCCCAGGACGCCCTGGACAAACTGGCCGCCCGCGGGGTAGATCTAGAAGGTGTGGAACGCATCCCAGGCGGCCGATCCTTCCACTGGGCCGGGCGCTACGAGTATGATATGAGTTCCGCCACTACTCTCGACACTCAGCTCAACGTCTTCGCGGACTTTGACCCCGTGGTGCCCGAGAGCTACCGTGATTCCGCTTACGTGTTCCTCGCCAACATCCAGCCCAGCCTGCAGCTTTCGGTGCTGGACCAGATCGACAAGCCGAAAATGGTCATGTGCGACACCATGAACTTCTGGATCGAGAACGCCCGGGATGACCTTCTCCAGGTGCTCAACCGCGTGGACGTCGCATTGATGAACGACGCGGAAATCCGTCAACTCACAGGCACGCCGAACCTCGCCGCAGCGGCCGCGCAGGTGCTGGAACTGGGCCCGCGCCATGTGGTTATCAAGAAGGGCGAGTATGGGGCTTCGCTGGTCTCCGCGGACGGTCACTTCGCTTTGCCGTCGATCCCGCTGCACACGGTGAAAGACCCCACCGGCGCCGGGGATTCCTTCGCGGGCGGAATGATCGGTTTCATGGCCTGGCTGGGTGCGCATGACGGAGACGCCTTGCGCCAGGCACTGGCTTGCGGCACAGTTTGCGCCTCGGCGTGCGTGGAGGATTTCTCGCTGGACGGCCTGAGCGCGCTGACCGTCGAGGACCTCTATCGCCGTTATGAGGCCCTCCGCGGGATGGTGTATTTCGAGGAACTCCCGGCGAGGTAG
- a CDS encoding sugar phosphate isomerase/epimerase, translating to MKTCLNLITLQKGLNTVEGIKLAAAAGFESVGIWADVLESEPDPMKAAADVASACVQEGISVSEMCFVGGWMWNSGDGLRDVLDQCKRRAEIAAAATCPIVIACASGGVGDLDAAAEDFRNLCDIGAAAGISFALEYIGMFEQVKDLATGLDIVRRAGHPNGKLLIDTFHSYRGGTCVEDFSLPRGDEVGLVHINDVPAGDIMQMNDSHRVMPGDGVLPLTESLRRLAENGFAGAVSVEVFSEAWWAKPLAETAAYACKALKSVMP from the coding sequence ATGAAGACCTGCCTCAACCTGATCACGCTGCAGAAAGGCCTGAACACTGTTGAGGGCATCAAGCTCGCGGCTGCCGCGGGGTTCGAGAGCGTGGGTATCTGGGCCGACGTGCTGGAGAGCGAGCCGGACCCGATGAAGGCCGCTGCGGATGTGGCTTCCGCGTGTGTGCAGGAGGGCATATCGGTGTCCGAGATGTGCTTCGTCGGCGGGTGGATGTGGAACTCGGGGGACGGCCTGCGGGATGTGCTGGACCAATGCAAGCGCCGGGCCGAGATTGCGGCGGCGGCCACCTGCCCGATCGTGATCGCCTGCGCCTCCGGAGGAGTGGGCGACCTGGATGCGGCGGCTGAAGATTTCCGGAACCTTTGCGACATCGGGGCCGCGGCAGGCATCAGTTTCGCGCTGGAGTACATCGGGATGTTCGAGCAGGTGAAGGACCTGGCGACGGGCCTGGACATCGTGCGCCGTGCGGGACACCCCAACGGCAAGCTGCTGATCGACACCTTCCACAGCTACCGGGGAGGCACCTGTGTGGAGGATTTCAGCCTGCCCAGGGGCGATGAGGTCGGGCTCGTGCACATCAATGACGTGCCCGCGGGGGACATCATGCAGATGAACGATTCGCACCGCGTGATGCCCGGTGACGGGGTCTTGCCGCTGACCGAGAGCCTGCGACGGCTGGCGGAGAACGGGTTCGCGGGGGCGGTGTCTGTGGAAGTGTTCAGCGAAGCCTGGTGGGCCAAGCCGCTTGCGGAGACCGCGGCGTATGCTTGCAAGGCGCTGAAGTCCGTGATGCCGTAG
- a CDS encoding carbohydrate kinase has protein sequence MPDIICLGEALIDMVSTQPGLGLVPSTSFEKAAGGATTNVAAGVAILGADAGIISKVGQDHFGEFLRQTLWDAGVNMDHFLLTPEYATQLAFVAIDERGVPDFSFHVKQSADQMLMFEELNEDYIRSAQIFHFGSITLINEPVRSATLAAIDIAADEGALISFDPNLRPPLWPDLDVAHEWICKGMELCDVVKVSEQEMTFITGLEGPLQGMQALWEMGPELVAVTRGGDGCFYYNGEIDGESPGFTVPVDETTGCGDAFLAAMLVKLLESENDVSDMSAEELEELFRFANAAGALTATGKGAIPSLPTREEVHELLGIASEEE, from the coding sequence ATGCCTGACATCATCTGCCTGGGGGAAGCCCTCATCGACATGGTCTCCACCCAACCGGGTCTCGGGCTGGTGCCGTCCACTTCCTTCGAGAAGGCCGCCGGAGGCGCCACCACCAACGTCGCCGCCGGGGTCGCCATTCTCGGCGCCGATGCAGGCATCATCTCCAAGGTCGGGCAGGACCATTTCGGCGAGTTCCTCCGCCAGACTCTCTGGGATGCCGGCGTGAACATGGACCACTTCCTGCTCACCCCGGAATACGCTACCCAGCTTGCCTTCGTGGCCATCGACGAGCGCGGCGTGCCCGATTTCAGCTTTCATGTGAAGCAGAGCGCCGACCAGATGCTCATGTTCGAGGAGTTGAACGAGGACTATATCCGCTCCGCTCAGATCTTCCATTTCGGCTCCATCACTCTTATCAATGAGCCGGTACGCAGCGCAACTCTTGCGGCCATCGACATCGCTGCGGACGAGGGCGCGCTCATCAGCTTCGACCCCAACCTGCGCCCACCACTCTGGCCGGACCTGGATGTTGCCCACGAGTGGATCTGCAAGGGCATGGAACTCTGCGACGTGGTGAAGGTGAGCGAGCAGGAGATGACATTCATCACCGGCCTCGAGGGCCCGCTGCAGGGGATGCAGGCATTGTGGGAGATGGGCCCGGAACTGGTGGCGGTCACCCGCGGCGGCGACGGCTGCTTCTACTACAATGGCGAGATCGACGGCGAGAGCCCGGGCTTCACCGTTCCCGTGGACGAGACCACCGGCTGCGGCGACGCTTTCCTGGCGGCGATGCTGGTGAAGCTGCTGGAGAGCGAAAACGACGTATCCGACATGAGTGCGGAGGAACTTGAGGAGCTGTTCCGGTTTGCGAACGCCGCAGGTGCCCTCACCGCCACGGGCAAGGGCGCGATCCCATCACTCCCCACGCGCGAGGAAGTCCACGAGCTGCTGGGGATTGCGTCCGAGGAGGAGTGA
- a CDS encoding fucose isomerase, whose translation MVRGLASVRLGYVPISKFVFSQEDAARYKALVQERLGALGVDFVSIDGLTSDGMLYLEKDLPGVVAHLRAHDVDAIFCPHCNFGTEDVAAKLGREMGLPYLLWGPRDEMPLSDGTRLRDTQCGLFATSKILRQMNVPFTYIPNCRMDDPVLDRGILSFLQVASVVKAARKLRIGQVGQRNDFFWTVMVNETGLLEKLGIEVYQVYISDVVERMRQLLADPTDELLFVVQFMHQQVAFESLGADQINAIAALKIALGEVAERHGLSAIALQCFPVMQKEFGIYPCYAHSLLTVEGVPVICESDVYGAIAATLLQAATLHENPPFFADLTNRHPENDNAELLWHCGSFPISLADEGVKPKVGEHFIMPGAEAGVGHWRVRGGDVTIARFASDGDRFLLGFGQARGTSGPSTVGTYLWVEMNDWLQWERAFIRGPYIHHVAVVHGKVSAILQEACRYIPGLQADPIDPGAEALEEYWWRG comes from the coding sequence ATGGTCCGGGGACTCGCATCCGTACGCCTGGGGTATGTGCCTATAAGCAAGTTCGTTTTCAGCCAGGAGGACGCCGCGCGGTACAAGGCGCTGGTGCAGGAGCGCCTGGGTGCCCTTGGCGTGGATTTCGTATCCATCGATGGGCTCACGAGTGACGGGATGCTGTACCTGGAGAAGGACCTGCCCGGGGTAGTCGCCCATCTCCGGGCCCACGACGTGGACGCCATCTTCTGTCCCCACTGCAATTTCGGAACGGAAGACGTGGCGGCGAAACTCGGTCGCGAGATGGGCCTGCCTTATCTCCTGTGGGGGCCGCGAGATGAGATGCCCCTGTCTGACGGAACACGCCTGCGCGATACCCAGTGCGGGCTGTTTGCGACGAGCAAGATCCTGCGGCAGATGAACGTGCCTTTCACGTACATCCCCAACTGCCGCATGGATGACCCTGTGCTGGATCGCGGCATTCTCTCCTTCCTGCAGGTCGCTTCCGTGGTGAAGGCCGCCCGGAAGCTGCGGATCGGTCAGGTGGGCCAGCGCAATGATTTCTTCTGGACGGTCATGGTGAACGAGACCGGGCTGCTGGAGAAGCTGGGCATCGAGGTGTATCAGGTGTACATCAGCGATGTCGTGGAGCGCATGCGACAGTTGCTGGCGGACCCCACCGACGAGCTGCTTTTCGTGGTCCAGTTCATGCACCAGCAGGTGGCCTTCGAGTCCCTGGGCGCGGATCAGATCAACGCCATCGCCGCGCTGAAAATCGCTTTGGGCGAAGTGGCCGAGCGCCATGGACTGTCGGCTATCGCGCTGCAGTGTTTCCCGGTAATGCAGAAGGAGTTCGGCATCTACCCGTGTTACGCCCACAGCCTGCTCACGGTGGAAGGTGTGCCGGTCATCTGCGAGAGCGACGTGTACGGGGCCATCGCCGCGACCCTGTTGCAGGCGGCCACACTCCATGAGAACCCGCCGTTCTTCGCCGATCTCACCAACCGCCACCCGGAGAATGATAACGCGGAACTGCTCTGGCACTGCGGGTCCTTCCCGATCTCCCTGGCGGATGAGGGAGTGAAGCCGAAAGTGGGCGAGCATTTCATCATGCCCGGCGCCGAAGCGGGTGTGGGCCACTGGCGGGTGCGCGGCGGCGATGTGACCATCGCGCGGTTTGCATCGGACGGCGACAGGTTCCTGCTGGGGTTCGGCCAGGCGAGAGGGACGAGCGGTCCGTCAACGGTGGGGACCTACCTGTGGGTGGAGATGAACGACTGGCTGCAATGGGAGCGGGCGTTCATTCGCGGGCCATACATCCACCATGTGGCGGTGGTGCATGGCAAGGTTTCGGCGATCCTGCAGGAGGCGTGCCGGTACATTCCGGGCCTGCAGGCAGACCCGATTGACCCGGGCGCGGAGGCGCTGGAGGAGTATTGGTGGAGGGGGTGA
- a CDS encoding sugar kinase translates to MPGNEIMSIGELIVEVMRKEVDVPLSIAGDFVGPFPSGAPAIFADQAARLGHSVGFIGSCGADDFGDCLVSRFEADGLDASTVRRVEGVATGVAFVTYFSNGDRRFLFHIANSAAGHLPEPTAEMFEGTKWLHICGSTLSAGEDMRQKCYHACELAVAAGAKVSFDPNLRPELLGGEEPLRRVCKPVMDVAALVLPSSSEAEILSGVAGADEACRALLAGAAEVVALKQGSAGCKVYCADGEYQVPAFPVEAVDPTGAGDCFDAGFVVGLLEGKHPAEAGKLANACGALGATRKGPMEGAFPLADVLEFIQKHS, encoded by the coding sequence ATGCCCGGCAATGAAATCATGTCTATCGGTGAACTGATCGTGGAGGTCATGCGCAAGGAGGTGGATGTGCCCCTCAGCATCGCCGGTGACTTCGTGGGACCCTTCCCCAGCGGCGCCCCGGCCATTTTCGCCGACCAGGCCGCGCGCCTGGGCCATTCCGTGGGCTTTATCGGCTCATGCGGCGCGGATGACTTCGGCGACTGTCTGGTCTCCCGCTTCGAAGCCGACGGTCTCGATGCCTCCACCGTGCGACGCGTGGAGGGCGTCGCAACCGGCGTCGCCTTCGTCACCTACTTCTCCAATGGCGACCGCCGGTTCCTTTTCCACATCGCCAATAGCGCGGCCGGGCATCTGCCCGAACCCACTGCCGAAATGTTCGAGGGCACGAAGTGGCTGCATATCTGCGGCTCAACGCTCTCTGCAGGGGAGGATATGCGCCAGAAGTGCTATCACGCCTGCGAGCTTGCGGTGGCCGCAGGCGCGAAGGTGTCCTTCGACCCTAACCTGCGCCCCGAACTGCTGGGTGGCGAGGAGCCCCTGCGCCGGGTCTGCAAGCCGGTCATGGATGTGGCCGCCCTGGTCCTGCCCAGCTCAAGCGAGGCCGAAATCCTCTCGGGCGTGGCGGGTGCGGATGAAGCCTGCCGGGCACTGCTGGCGGGGGCTGCGGAAGTCGTCGCGCTCAAGCAGGGATCGGCGGGGTGCAAGGTCTACTGCGCGGATGGGGAGTACCAGGTGCCCGCGTTCCCGGTGGAAGCAGTCGACCCCACGGGCGCCGGGGACTGCTTCGACGCCGGGTTCGTTGTCGGCCTGCTGGAGGGCAAGCACCCCGCGGAAGCGGGAAAGCTCGCCAATGCCTGCGGTGCTCTTGGCGCAACACGCAAGGGCCCGATGGAGGGTGCATTCCCATTGGCTGACGTGCTCGAGTTCATCCAGAAGCACAGCTGA
- a CDS encoding PQQ-binding-like beta-propeller repeat protein — protein sequence MARRGAYTMNYRSRWQERRRKEAQKRLVIGLAVLVCTVLGVIFVNRLGADSHIWVTDLFVRAPVFLTYDRGVLYCSSPGRLAQALRLEDGSVVWPDPFRPYMGAGGPPVVLRDRILVFSDEGRLTSLDRRTGEPGWQMGTGDPIRCKPLLHDGLLYLGCDDGNVYAVDAKTGVEIWRSHARAPVNSGFAYLRGALVFGTSDGRIVCVNAKTGKPARWRSRRLGLPINAGPVPVGNELVFGTDGGRAYFLDTASGMVTRHVEMPGLGVIRVDPLTDGDLLYVASTDGWLVASDLSDDPADGPFEPRWMRDIGRELSAGPILSGGLIYCGNGSRMLLALDAKTGRIVHRWKCPTPVRGSIVAVGEYVIAGTQDGQVVAFQAPKVRRRGD from the coding sequence GTGGCGCGCCGCGGCGCCTACACTATGAACTACCGCAGCAGATGGCAGGAACGCAGACGCAAGGAGGCCCAGAAACGCCTGGTCATCGGCCTGGCAGTGCTGGTGTGCACTGTGCTGGGCGTCATCTTTGTCAACCGGCTGGGCGCCGACAGCCACATCTGGGTGACAGATCTGTTCGTTCGCGCCCCTGTTTTCCTGACTTACGATCGCGGCGTACTGTACTGCTCTTCCCCCGGGCGCCTTGCCCAGGCGTTGCGGCTCGAGGATGGGTCGGTCGTCTGGCCCGATCCTTTCCGGCCCTACATGGGGGCTGGGGGACCGCCCGTGGTCCTGCGCGATCGCATCCTGGTTTTCAGCGACGAAGGCCGGCTCACCTCTTTGGACCGCCGAACCGGAGAGCCGGGGTGGCAGATGGGCACCGGCGACCCGATACGCTGCAAGCCGCTCTTGCACGATGGCCTCCTGTACCTGGGATGTGATGACGGCAATGTCTATGCCGTTGATGCGAAAACAGGGGTCGAGATTTGGCGCTCACACGCAAGAGCGCCCGTAAACAGCGGGTTTGCCTACCTGCGCGGCGCCCTGGTGTTCGGCACCTCGGACGGACGGATCGTGTGTGTGAACGCGAAGACCGGCAAGCCTGCCCGATGGCGCAGCAGGCGGCTGGGACTGCCGATCAACGCCGGCCCGGTGCCCGTGGGGAATGAACTTGTATTCGGAACCGACGGCGGACGCGCCTATTTCCTGGACACCGCTTCGGGGATGGTCACGCGCCATGTGGAGATGCCGGGACTTGGGGTTATCCGGGTAGATCCTTTGACAGACGGTGACTTGCTGTACGTGGCGAGCACTGACGGCTGGCTGGTAGCCAGTGACCTGTCCGACGACCCGGCTGACGGCCCCTTCGAACCACGGTGGATGCGGGACATCGGGCGTGAGCTTTCTGCGGGCCCTATCCTCAGTGGGGGGCTCATTTACTGTGGAAACGGAAGTCGGATGCTGCTGGCCCTGGATGCAAAGACCGGGCGCATTGTACACCGCTGGAAGTGCCCGACGCCTGTACGAGGCAGTATCGTCGCCGTTGGAGAGTATGTGATAGCGGGGACCCAGGACGGCCAGGTGGTGGCCTTCCAGGCCCCGAAGGTGAGGCGTCGCGGGGACTGA